The genomic segment GAATGTTACGGATGGTCGATGTCGGGGGAATGCGGTATCGAGTTGTCGACGAGGGACTCGGGCCCGCGATCTTGTTCGTGCATGGCTTTCCGCTCGATCACACCATGTGGGCGGCACAAGTCGCCGAATTTTCCCGCACGAACCGTGTGATCGCGCCGGATCTGCGGGGATTTGGCGGCACCGACGGAACGCTCTATGCCGTATCGATGCAACAGTTCGCCGATGATCTTGAAGAACTGTTGATTGCACTCGAGGTGGAACGCCCGATTACGTTTTGCGGTCTGTCGATGGGGGGATATATCGCCTGGCAATTCGTGTTGCGGCATCCACAATGGGTCGAACGTTTGATCCTGTGTGATACGCGCGCGGCCGGAGATTCACCCGAAGCGGCTTCGAATCGCCTGAAGATGGCGGATATTGTGACCAAAGAAGGCCCCGAACCGGTCGTCTGGGCCATGATGCCCAAGCTGTTCTCGCGCATGACAACCGAACGACGACCGGAAATTGCCGAGCAAGTGCGGCAGACGGTCATGAATACGAATCCGCTGGCGATTGCCGCCGCCCATCGCGGGATGGCGATTCGTCCCGATGTGACGGAACAATTGCCAAATTTT from the Schlesneria paludicola DSM 18645 genome contains:
- a CDS encoding alpha/beta fold hydrolase, with the translated sequence MLRMVDVGGMRYRVVDEGLGPAILFVHGFPLDHTMWAAQVAEFSRTNRVIAPDLRGFGGTDGTLYAVSMQQFADDLEELLIALEVERPITFCGLSMGGYIAWQFVLRHPQWVERLILCDTRAAGDSPEAASNRLKMADIVTKEGPEPVVWAMMPKLFSRMTTERRPEIAEQVRQTVMNTNPLAIAAAHRGMAIRPDVTEQLPNFHLPTLVLVGEHDAISPPAEMMGIANALPNARFVQIPDAGHMAPMEDPVAVNRAIRDFLVMTR